Proteins from one Amycolatopsis benzoatilytica AK 16/65 genomic window:
- a CDS encoding aldo/keto reductase, whose translation MTTSLADNVGTYEIAGKKVARLGFGAMRLTGLGIWGEPEDRAECVRVVRRAVELGVQLIDTADSYGPHISEEIIREAIHPYPDDVVIATKAGLTRNGPDTVRRGEELVRLGPRAWPPVGRPEYLRQQALLSMRRLGLDRIDLFQLHRVDPGVPLEDQVGELKNLQDEGKIVAIGLSQVTVGQIERARLIADIATVQNRYNIADRSSADVLDYCTRHGIGFIPWAPVAAGQLARPAGPVEHIAAAHGSTPANVALSWLLHRSEVVLPIPGTSKVAHLEENLAASRLRLTDAELAELDAAA comes from the coding sequence ATGACTACCTCGCTCGCGGACAACGTCGGCACCTACGAGATCGCCGGGAAGAAGGTCGCTCGCCTGGGTTTCGGCGCCATGCGGCTGACCGGACTCGGCATCTGGGGCGAGCCGGAGGACCGCGCCGAGTGCGTGCGTGTCGTGCGGCGTGCCGTTGAACTCGGCGTACAGCTCATCGACACCGCCGACTCGTACGGGCCGCACATCAGTGAGGAGATCATCCGGGAAGCTATCCACCCTTACCCGGACGACGTCGTGATCGCGACGAAGGCGGGCCTCACGCGCAACGGCCCGGACACCGTCAGGCGAGGAGAAGAGCTGGTGCGGCTCGGTCCTCGAGCCTGGCCGCCGGTCGGGCGCCCCGAGTACCTCCGCCAGCAGGCACTGTTGAGCATGCGCCGGCTCGGTCTCGACCGGATCGACCTGTTCCAGCTCCATCGCGTCGACCCCGGCGTTCCGCTGGAGGACCAGGTCGGCGAATTGAAGAACCTCCAGGACGAGGGCAAGATCGTCGCGATCGGACTGTCGCAGGTCACCGTCGGCCAGATCGAGCGGGCGCGGCTGATCGCCGACATCGCCACGGTCCAGAACCGCTACAACATCGCTGACCGAAGCTCTGCCGATGTGCTGGACTACTGCACCCGGCACGGCATCGGGTTCATTCCCTGGGCGCCCGTCGCCGCCGGGCAGCTGGCGCGCCCCGCAGGACCGGTCGAGCACATCGCCGCGGCGCACGGCTCTACTCCGGCCAACGTGGCGCTGTCCTGGCTGCTGCACCGCTCCGAGGTCGTCCTGCCCATTCCTGGCACGTCCAAGGTCGCCCACCTGGAAGAGAACCTCGCCGCGTCCCGGCTCCGCCTCACCGACGCGGAGCTGGCCGAACTCGACGCGGCCGCATAA
- a CDS encoding alpha/beta fold hydrolase — MILPFDQAGHGRPIVLLHARPVDRTMWRGHLPLLAEAGVRAIALDLPGHGDVAAAQRAEVAPWADVLDTLDHLGADRFTLAGNSLGALVALQIAVTEPQRVQGLVSFGYRPHDLPPSARLRTAWDRERAALEAGDIEAAVQVGVAAWTSPKASDAVRAQAAVMMRNQLIARLTYGEPEVAADPLTKDAGALRTLATPALIGVGELDMPDFFEGGAVLSNELGSGEVAVLADAGHLAPLEQPEAFCALLLDFVGRLPA, encoded by the coding sequence GTGATACTTCCGTTCGACCAAGCCGGCCATGGCCGGCCGATCGTCCTGCTGCACGCCCGGCCCGTCGACCGCACGATGTGGCGGGGACATCTTCCCCTCCTCGCCGAGGCGGGCGTCCGTGCCATTGCCCTGGATCTGCCTGGCCATGGCGACGTCGCCGCCGCCCAGCGTGCCGAGGTCGCCCCCTGGGCCGACGTGCTGGACACACTGGACCACCTCGGCGCCGACCGTTTCACTTTGGCCGGGAACTCGCTCGGCGCCCTGGTAGCGCTCCAGATCGCCGTCACCGAGCCTCAGCGCGTGCAGGGTCTGGTGTCCTTCGGCTACCGGCCGCACGACCTGCCGCCCTCCGCCCGCCTACGGACCGCATGGGACAGGGAGCGGGCCGCGCTGGAGGCCGGTGACATCGAAGCCGCCGTGCAGGTCGGTGTGGCGGCCTGGACGTCACCCAAGGCATCCGACGCCGTACGCGCGCAGGCCGCCGTCATGATGCGCAACCAGCTGATCGCGCGCCTCACATACGGCGAACCCGAAGTAGCGGCGGACCCCCTGACCAAGGACGCCGGTGCCTTGCGCACCCTGGCCACGCCGGCGCTGATAGGCGTCGGTGAACTCGACATGCCCGATTTCTTCGAAGGCGGAGCAGTCCTGAGCAACGAGCTGGGGTCCGGAGAGGTCGCCGTTCTCGCGGACGCGGGACACCTCGCTCCGCTGGAACAACCCGAAGCTTTCTGCGCTCTGCTGCTCGACTTCGTGGGCCGCCTGCCCGCCTAG